A stretch of Flavobacteriales bacterium DNA encodes these proteins:
- a CDS encoding ComF family protein encodes MGKPRGTLGIWLHDAWGLLVPQRCAGCDTALLSHEDCLCDACLRELPRTHFNNDPQNPVERLFHGKVELASAGALLRFSAHGMVQRILHRIKYKHDREAAMLIGQLMGEELKACRRFDGIDAVIAVPLHPRKERQRGFNQSRLLAEGISGVLPFEPMHRFLQRAERTSTQTRKGRLDRWRNVKEAFELTDPMSLRDRHVLLVDDVVTTGATAEACAAAILSAPGARVSLFTAAAA; translated from the coding sequence ATGGGAAAACCACGCGGCACGCTCGGCATATGGCTGCACGATGCATGGGGGCTGCTTGTGCCGCAGCGATGCGCTGGTTGCGACACGGCCTTGCTCAGCCACGAGGATTGCTTGTGCGACGCCTGCTTGCGAGAGCTGCCACGCACGCACTTCAACAACGACCCGCAGAATCCCGTGGAGCGGCTCTTCCACGGGAAAGTGGAACTGGCATCCGCAGGCGCGCTCCTCAGATTCAGCGCCCACGGCATGGTGCAACGCATCCTTCACCGCATCAAGTACAAGCACGACCGTGAAGCAGCGATGCTCATCGGGCAGCTGATGGGCGAAGAGCTTAAGGCCTGCCGCCGATTCGACGGGATCGATGCGGTGATCGCCGTGCCCCTGCACCCGCGGAAGGAAAGGCAGCGCGGCTTCAACCAGAGCCGGCTCCTGGCCGAGGGCATCTCCGGAGTTCTTCCGTTCGAACCCATGCACCGCTTCCTGCAACGCGCTGAGCGCACCAGCACGCAAACGCGCAAGGGCCGCTTGGATCGCTGGCGCAATGTGAAGGAAGCCTTCGAACTCACGGACCCGATGTCCTTGCGTGACCGTCATGTGCTGCTCGTGGATGATGTGGTCACCACCGGGGCCACGGCTGAAGCGTGCGCTGCGGCGATCCTCTCGGCCCCCGGTGCGCGGGTGAGCCTGTTCACCGCAGCCGCTGCTTAG